Proteins encoded by one window of Actinomycetota bacterium:
- the glgB gene encoding 1,4-alpha-glucan branching protein GlgB, with protein sequence MSTQVERLVAGELRDPHSVLGRHAAKTGTVLRAWRPEAESVRVLVGDEAVGKLEKVHPAGLFEGVVEEPVSDYRLEVGYPGGQSFTLRDPYAFLPTVGELDLHLLGEGRHERLWEKLGAHTRTIDGIAGVSFAVWAPNARSVRVIGEFNSWDGRLHPMRTLGSSGIWELFIPDVGDGCLYKFEVLTAQGDLIVKTDPFAFATEGAPTNAAIVHTPGHRFKDDEWVMKRTRDNRHELPMTVYELHLGSWRRGPDDEVLGYRELGEELATYCVEMGFTHVELMPVAEHPFTGSWGYQVSNYFAPTARYGSPDDFRFFVDTLHQAGIGVIVDWVPAHFPKDEWALARFDGTALYEHVDPKKGEHPDWGTLVFNYGRNEVRNFLISNALYWIEEFHVDGLRVDAVASMLYLDYSRKEGEWVPNQYGGRENLEAIEFFKQLNTVLHAEHPGVLIIAEESTAYPSVSRPVHLGGLGFGFKWNMGWMHDSLGYFSKEPVYRRFHHNQLTFSLMYAWSENFMLPLSHDEVVHGKGSLLGKMPGDQWQRFANLRCMLSYMWAHPGKKLLFMGGEFGQEREWDHDRGLDWHLLEEPHHAGVQRLLRDINAVYRANPALWELDHAPEGFQWIDANDADNNVISFYRTDRARKNHLVCVCNLSPLPRSGFRVGLPKKATYTEVINTDAEVYGGTNVGNMGSVTSEETPWHGLDHSAMITLPPLGTVWLAA encoded by the coding sequence ATGAGCACGCAAGTCGAACGTTTGGTCGCGGGTGAGCTGCGTGATCCTCACAGCGTCCTCGGACGCCACGCGGCGAAGACAGGGACGGTGTTGAGGGCGTGGCGACCCGAAGCCGAGAGTGTGCGCGTCCTCGTCGGCGACGAGGCGGTCGGCAAGCTGGAGAAGGTGCATCCGGCCGGCTTGTTCGAAGGGGTCGTGGAAGAACCGGTATCCGACTACCGGCTCGAGGTCGGGTATCCGGGAGGGCAGAGCTTCACGCTGAGAGACCCGTACGCGTTCCTGCCGACCGTCGGCGAGCTTGACCTGCATCTGTTGGGCGAGGGACGCCACGAGCGACTGTGGGAGAAGCTCGGGGCGCACACCCGCACGATCGATGGGATCGCCGGCGTCTCGTTCGCGGTGTGGGCGCCCAACGCGCGCAGCGTCCGCGTGATCGGGGAGTTCAACTCCTGGGACGGTCGCCTGCACCCGATGAGGACGCTCGGGTCCAGCGGCATCTGGGAGCTGTTCATCCCGGACGTCGGCGACGGGTGCCTGTACAAGTTCGAGGTGCTGACGGCGCAGGGTGACTTGATCGTGAAGACGGATCCGTTCGCGTTCGCCACGGAGGGGGCACCTACCAACGCGGCGATAGTGCACACTCCCGGGCATCGCTTCAAGGACGACGAGTGGGTCATGAAGCGAACGCGCGACAACCGGCACGAGCTACCGATGACGGTCTACGAGCTGCACCTGGGCTCGTGGCGACGGGGGCCGGACGATGAGGTCCTCGGCTACCGCGAGTTGGGCGAGGAGCTCGCCACCTACTGCGTCGAGATGGGCTTTACCCACGTCGAGTTGATGCCGGTGGCGGAGCATCCCTTCACGGGATCGTGGGGCTACCAGGTCAGCAACTACTTCGCGCCCACTGCCCGGTACGGCTCCCCAGACGACTTCCGCTTCTTCGTCGACACGCTCCACCAGGCCGGCATCGGCGTCATCGTGGACTGGGTGCCCGCCCACTTCCCCAAGGACGAGTGGGCGCTGGCGCGCTTCGACGGGACCGCGCTGTACGAGCACGTCGACCCCAAGAAGGGCGAGCACCCCGACTGGGGGACGCTGGTCTTCAACTACGGCCGCAACGAGGTTCGCAACTTCCTGATCTCGAACGCGCTGTACTGGATCGAGGAGTTCCACGTCGACGGACTCCGCGTTGATGCGGTGGCATCGATGCTGTACCTCGACTACAGCCGCAAAGAGGGCGAGTGGGTGCCGAATCAGTACGGGGGCCGCGAGAACCTCGAGGCGATCGAGTTCTTCAAACAGCTCAACACCGTCCTCCACGCGGAGCACCCGGGCGTGTTGATCATCGCCGAGGAATCCACGGCGTACCCCAGCGTCAGCCGCCCCGTCCACCTCGGGGGCCTCGGCTTCGGCTTCAAGTGGAACATGGGCTGGATGCACGACTCCCTCGGGTACTTCTCGAAGGAGCCGGTTTACCGCCGCTTCCACCACAACCAGTTGACCTTCAGCCTTATGTACGCGTGGAGCGAGAACTTCATGCTGCCTCTGTCACACGACGAGGTCGTCCACGGGAAAGGGTCGCTCCTCGGAAAGATGCCGGGCGACCAGTGGCAGCGGTTCGCGAACCTCCGCTGCATGCTCAGCTACATGTGGGCACATCCCGGAAAGAAGCTGCTCTTCATGGGCGGGGAGTTCGGGCAGGAGCGCGAGTGGGACCACGACCGCGGTCTCGACTGGCATCTGCTCGAAGAGCCGCATCACGCCGGCGTGCAGCGCTTGCTGCGCGACATCAACGCGGTCTACCGGGCGAACCCCGCGCTATGGGAGCTCGATCATGCTCCCGAAGGCTTCCAGTGGATCGACGCGAACGACGCGGACAACAACGTCATCTCCTTCTACCGAACGGACCGCGCACGCAAGAACCATCTGGTGTGCGTCTGCAACCTCTCCCCCCTCCCGCGCTCCGGGTTCCGGGTGGGGCTCCCGAAGAAGGCCACCTACACCGAGGTGATCAACACGGACGCCGAGGTCTACGGCGGAACCAACGTCGGCAACATGGGAAGCGTCACGTCCGAGGAGACGCCGTGGCACGGCCTCGACCACTCCGCGATGATCACGCTGCCGCCGCTCGGGACGGTGTGGCTGGCGGCGTGA
- a CDS encoding DUF3536 domain-containing protein has translation MRHIAVHAHFYQPPREDPWTGSVPEQSGAAPYHDWNERVHAESYRPNAFARIPHEDAERVVNNFERLSFNVGPTLLSWMEQADPETYDRILEADRVSVERFGHGNAIAQAFHHTILPLSPLRDVRTQVRWGLADFRYRFGRDSEGMWLPETAANDDVLSVLIDEGVRFTILAPSQARQWREPDGSWQARPVDTGLPHRYLHADGSGRELALFFYDGEIARAIAFEGAGKDAGGFLDLFETRMDERPGRLIHAATDGETYGHHQVFSDLGLAYALFVEAERREIEPTNLAAFLAAHPPRREADVTGGHGSSWSCAHGVGRWYRDCGCSTGGEPGWNQAWRTPLREALDLLRDVADEVFERLGRELLTDPWAARDDYVDVVIGRTIVDELLSNHQLRPLDEAQQNQAATLLKVQQHAMAMYTSCGWFFNDIGGIETVQVLVYAAAAMDLLKELQQPVPEREFVAILEQAKSNDPEIGTGADVFLRIGRTFGG, from the coding sequence ATGAGACACATCGCGGTGCACGCGCACTTCTATCAGCCGCCGCGCGAGGACCCTTGGACCGGCTCGGTCCCGGAGCAATCGGGCGCCGCCCCGTACCACGACTGGAACGAGCGGGTCCACGCCGAGTCGTACCGGCCGAATGCCTTCGCCCGCATCCCGCACGAAGACGCGGAGCGGGTGGTCAATAACTTCGAGCGACTCTCCTTCAACGTGGGTCCGACCCTGTTGTCGTGGATGGAGCAGGCGGACCCCGAGACGTATGACCGCATCCTCGAGGCCGACCGGGTGAGCGTGGAGCGGTTCGGGCACGGAAATGCGATCGCGCAGGCCTTCCATCACACGATCCTGCCGCTGTCCCCGCTCAGAGACGTTCGCACCCAGGTGCGGTGGGGGCTCGCCGACTTCAGGTATCGCTTCGGCCGCGACTCCGAGGGGATGTGGCTGCCGGAGACCGCGGCGAACGACGACGTCTTGTCGGTGTTGATCGACGAGGGGGTCCGATTCACGATCCTCGCCCCCAGCCAGGCCCGACAGTGGCGGGAGCCGGACGGCTCGTGGCAGGCACGTCCCGTCGATACCGGCCTGCCACACCGCTACCTCCACGCGGACGGGTCAGGACGCGAGCTGGCGCTGTTCTTCTACGACGGAGAGATCGCGAGGGCGATCGCCTTCGAGGGCGCGGGCAAAGACGCCGGAGGCTTCCTCGACCTCTTCGAGACGCGTATGGACGAACGGCCGGGACGGCTGATCCATGCCGCGACCGACGGGGAGACGTACGGGCACCACCAGGTCTTCTCCGACCTCGGGCTCGCGTACGCGCTGTTCGTCGAAGCCGAACGGAGAGAGATTGAGCCGACGAACCTTGCTGCGTTCCTGGCCGCTCATCCGCCGCGTCGGGAGGCCGACGTGACCGGCGGCCACGGCAGCTCGTGGTCGTGCGCGCACGGGGTCGGCCGCTGGTACCGAGACTGCGGATGCTCGACCGGTGGCGAACCCGGTTGGAACCAAGCCTGGAGGACGCCACTGCGAGAGGCCCTGGACCTGCTGCGCGACGTCGCCGACGAAGTGTTCGAGCGACTCGGGCGCGAGCTGCTGACCGACCCTTGGGCGGCGCGGGACGACTACGTCGACGTGGTGATCGGGCGGACGATAGTCGACGAGCTCTTGAGCAACCACCAACTGCGCCCGCTAGACGAAGCCCAGCAGAACCAAGCGGCAACTCTCCTGAAGGTCCAACAGCACGCCATGGCGATGTACACGAGCTGTGGGTGGTTCTTCAACGACATCGGCGGCATCGAGACGGTTCAGGTACTGGTCTACGCGGCCGCGGCCATGGACCTCCTGAAGGAGCTGCAACAGCCGGTGCCCGAGCGCGAGTTCGTCGCGATCCTCGAACAGGCGAAAAGCAACGATCCCGAGATCGGTACGGGAGCCGATGTCTTCCTGCGGATCGGCCGAACGTTCGGAGGCTAG
- a CDS encoding phosphotransferase, with protein sequence MNIDLEQIRARLPEQRWFGGKGRVVASVSLVDSGIIEDGPPALVIAIVEVAYGDGGTDLYHLPLLVEPDGSSRDAFEDADRLKVLGELMCHGSSIKGSSGVFQFGGPSLDPSHPPGALSVRVLGAEQSNTSLVLDEEVIVKTFRRVAVGRNPDLELTRLLSTEGFMNIPAHAGEVTYEGEDDTEENRIDLGLAQQFISDAKEGWSETLEWMRTLYDAVDPADVNEDIRFLIEERARDQLKTVEDLGEATAALHVTLGREQVDPDLAPEAVVSFDLDEWAAAATASLAALADAELVELRPLVAGIEARIAKVTEVESPGKKIRVHGDYHLGQVIRSSRGWLILDFEGEPARTLDERRAKQSPLKDVAGMVRSFSYAATASLFERAGEDAAEWQRLEPWALGWEELARDRFLHGYLTRSHEGDFLPGDRASLLAVLDFFEIDKALYELAYELSHRPTWVHIPLRGIRQVIERGEGG encoded by the coding sequence GCAGAGATGGTTCGGAGGCAAGGGCCGCGTGGTCGCGTCGGTGTCGCTGGTCGACTCCGGGATCATCGAGGACGGCCCTCCGGCGCTGGTGATCGCGATCGTCGAAGTGGCCTACGGCGACGGTGGAACCGATCTCTACCACCTACCGTTGCTGGTCGAGCCCGATGGGTCCAGCCGAGATGCTTTCGAAGACGCCGACAGGCTGAAGGTTCTGGGCGAGCTCATGTGCCACGGCTCCTCGATCAAAGGCAGCAGCGGGGTCTTCCAGTTCGGCGGCCCGAGCCTGGATCCCTCGCATCCTCCAGGAGCGCTGTCGGTCCGCGTGCTGGGGGCCGAGCAGAGCAACACGTCCCTCGTGCTGGACGAAGAGGTGATCGTCAAGACGTTCAGGCGCGTCGCCGTCGGCCGCAACCCGGACCTCGAGCTCACGCGGTTGCTCAGCACCGAAGGCTTCATGAACATCCCTGCCCACGCCGGCGAGGTCACCTACGAGGGCGAGGACGATACCGAGGAGAACCGCATCGATCTCGGGCTTGCACAACAGTTCATCAGCGACGCGAAGGAGGGGTGGAGCGAGACGCTCGAGTGGATGCGCACGCTGTATGACGCCGTCGACCCCGCTGATGTGAACGAGGACATCCGGTTCCTGATCGAGGAACGCGCTCGCGATCAACTGAAGACGGTTGAGGATCTAGGCGAAGCGACGGCGGCCCTTCACGTCACCCTCGGCCGCGAGCAGGTGGACCCCGACCTCGCTCCGGAAGCCGTGGTCTCGTTCGACCTCGACGAGTGGGCCGCCGCCGCAACAGCGTCTCTTGCCGCGCTCGCGGACGCCGAGCTCGTCGAGCTGAGGCCTCTAGTGGCCGGCATAGAGGCTCGGATAGCGAAGGTGACCGAGGTCGAAAGCCCCGGGAAGAAGATCCGCGTCCACGGCGACTACCACCTCGGCCAGGTGATCCGCAGCTCGCGCGGATGGCTCATCCTGGATTTCGAGGGTGAACCGGCGCGCACCCTCGACGAGAGGCGCGCCAAGCAATCGCCGCTGAAGGACGTCGCTGGGATGGTGCGCTCGTTCAGCTACGCCGCGACGGCCTCGTTGTTCGAGCGCGCCGGTGAGGACGCAGCCGAGTGGCAGCGACTGGAGCCCTGGGCGCTCGGGTGGGAGGAGCTGGCCCGCGATCGCTTCCTGCACGGGTATCTGACCCGATCACACGAGGGAGACTTCCTGCCCGGTGACCGCGCCTCGTTGCTCGCGGTCCTCGACTTCTTCGAGATCGACAAGGCGCTCTACGAGCTGGCATACGAGCTGAGTCATCGTCCGACCTGGGTCCACATACCACTGCGCGGTATCCGGCAAGTCATCGAGCGAGGTGAGGGCGGATGA